Within the Oculatellaceae cyanobacterium genome, the region ACCGCGATCTTTTGCCTTATGTAGATGCAGTCTGCGTTGCTGTCCCTACACGAATGCATCATGAAGTTGGCATGGCTTGCTTGCAAGCAGGTGTCCATGTGTTGATTGAAAAACCTATTGCCGCTAGTATTGCCGAGGCTGAATCCCTGGTAAATGCTGCCGCCGAGTTTCAATGTATTCTACAAGTAGGGCATATTGAACGCTTTAACCCAGCTTTTCAGGAACTCAGCAAAGTTTTGAAGACTGAGAAATTACTGGCGTTGGAGGCTCACCGCATGAGTCCTTATTCGCACCGTGCTAATGATGTCTCTGTTGTCTTAGATTTGATGATCCACGATATTGATTTGCTGCAAGAACTGGCAGGAGCGCCTGTAGTCAAGTTAACAGCCAGTGGTAATTGTGGTTCCGAATCTAAGTATTTAGACTATGTGACAGCGACGCTAGGCTTTGCTAATGGCATTGTTGCTACGTTGACAGCTAGTAAGGTTACGCACCGCAAAATCCGTCGCATTTCTGCTCATTGCAAAAACTCCCTGACTGAAGCAGATTTTCTTAATAATGAAATTTTGATTCATCGCCAAACAACTGCTAACTATATGACTGATTACGGTCAGGTGCTATATCGGCAAGATGGATTAATTGAAAAGGTTCATACAAGTAATATTGAACCGCTTCATGCAGAGTTAGAGCATTTTGTCAACTGTGTTCGGGGTGGCAATCAACCTTCTGTAGGTGGAGAACAAGCTTTGAAAGCGCTGCGTTTAGCTAGTTTAATTGAACAAATGGCGCTGGATGGTCAAGTATGGCAGCAGTCTGACAAAGAGCGCCGTGAGCTAAGTTCACCGTCGGTGACAGTTGCTTATTAGATATTGCACTTTAAGCATTTCACAACGTTCTCTACCCTCAACACGTGTAGGGTGGGGATAGTTCTTTGTAGTGGAACGTAGAAAGTCGTGTTACTAATGGGTAGTCGGAGAAGTTGGAATTTGCAGTAGTTGCAACAGCGATCGCATAATCACTTCGCTGACTAACCCGTTTGCTTGAGGACTTAAATGAATATTGTCCCGATATAAACTTTCTGGATGTTGTGTGTCGTTGAAGAGTGGCAGAAAGTCAATATAAGTAATTTTATGGTTTTCGGTAAACTCAGTTAGGCGTTGACGAGCAATCAATTCATAATCACGTGGTTTTCCTGAACCTGT harbors:
- a CDS encoding Gfo/Idh/MocA family oxidoreductase; amino-acid sequence: MSVKNLDSHIHRIQPQPIKIGVIGVGNMGQHHTRVLGLLKDVELVGVSDINVERGLDIASKYRARFFEDYRDLLPYVDAVCVAVPTRMHHEVGMACLQAGVHVLIEKPIAASIAEAESLVNAAAEFQCILQVGHIERFNPAFQELSKVLKTEKLLALEAHRMSPYSHRANDVSVVLDLMIHDIDLLQELAGAPVVKLTASGNCGSESKYLDYVTATLGFANGIVATLTASKVTHRKIRRISAHCKNSLTEADFLNNEILIHRQTTANYMTDYGQVLYRQDGLIEKVHTSNIEPLHAELEHFVNCVRGGNQPSVGGEQALKALRLASLIEQMALDGQVWQQSDKERRELSSPSVTVAY